In one window of Rhodopseudomonas palustris HaA2 DNA:
- a CDS encoding thioesterase family protein produces MTLEADRNVDAGSIAAPFVTTVMQIEPAWIDYNGHLNMAYYNVLFDRSIDQMWLELGIGPDYLKTRGGSTFTAECHVRYLREVHLGDPVRVHVYLIAADEKRIHTFEELRHAEEGWLSATSENMTMHVDMGVRKVAPFPPDIRARIERVAEAHRAAPRPEGIGRSIAMPSKRAEPVR; encoded by the coding sequence TTGACTTTGGAAGCAGATCGCAACGTCGACGCCGGCAGCATCGCCGCGCCGTTCGTCACCACCGTGATGCAGATCGAACCGGCCTGGATCGACTACAACGGCCACCTCAACATGGCCTACTACAATGTGCTGTTCGATCGCTCGATCGATCAGATGTGGCTCGAACTGGGGATTGGTCCGGACTATCTGAAAACCCGCGGCGGCTCGACCTTCACGGCGGAGTGCCACGTGCGCTATCTGCGCGAGGTGCATCTCGGCGACCCGGTGCGGGTGCACGTCTACCTGATCGCAGCGGACGAAAAACGCATTCACACCTTCGAGGAACTGCGCCACGCCGAGGAAGGCTGGCTGTCGGCGACGTCCGAGAACATGACGATGCATGTCGACATGGGCGTCCGCAAAGTCGCGCCGTTTCCGCCCGACATCCGCGCCCGGATCGAGCGCGTCGCCGAGGCGCATCGCGCGGCGCCGCGGCCCGAGGGCATCGGACGAAGCATCGCAATGCCCTCGAAGCGCGCGGAGCCGGTGCGCTAG